A window of Deltaproteobacteria bacterium contains these coding sequences:
- a CDS encoding acid phosphatase: protein MSGAHPNAVLRRARRGVALALAAAALGCAPARQPARPAPERSAAVPTLYETQRRITEYLDSGRYEADVARVVATASAWLDERAPLVRRPAIVLDVDETALSNWGAYRLNGWARIVHGPCDLEHGPCGIRAWQGMAGGVAILPTLRLVERARVLGVAVFFLTGRPPDVRAVTERNLREQGFTWDRLIMLPADKQFRSGVDFKAPERRRLADEGYTILLSLGDQQSDLDGGFAERTFKLPNPVYYLP from the coding sequence GTGAGCGGCGCCCACCCGAACGCCGTCCTCCGCCGCGCGCGCCGCGGCGTCGCGCTCGCCCTCGCCGCCGCGGCGCTCGGCTGCGCGCCCGCGCGCCAGCCGGCGCGCCCCGCTCCCGAGCGCTCCGCGGCGGTTCCCACGCTCTACGAGACGCAGCGGCGCATCACGGAATACCTCGACTCCGGACGCTACGAGGCCGACGTCGCGCGCGTCGTCGCGACGGCCTCGGCGTGGCTCGACGAGCGCGCGCCGCTCGTACGACGTCCCGCGATCGTCCTCGACGTCGACGAGACCGCGCTCTCCAACTGGGGCGCCTACCGCCTGAACGGCTGGGCGCGCATCGTCCACGGACCCTGCGATCTCGAGCACGGGCCCTGCGGCATCCGCGCCTGGCAGGGCATGGCGGGCGGCGTCGCGATCCTCCCGACGCTCCGGCTCGTCGAGCGCGCGCGCGTACTCGGCGTCGCCGTGTTCTTCCTCACCGGACGGCCGCCGGACGTGCGCGCCGTGACCGAGCGCAACCTCCGCGAGCAGGGATTCACCTGGGATCGTCTGATCATGCTGCCCGCCGACAAGCAGTTCCGGAGCGGGGTCGACTTCAAGGCGCCCGAACGTCGGCGCCTCGCCGACGAGGGCTACACGATCCTGCTGAGCCTCGGCGACCAGCAAAGCGATCTCGACGGCGGCTTCGCCGAGCGCACGTTCAAGCTGCCGAACCCGGTGTACTACCTGCCCTGA